Proteins from one Rubripirellula tenax genomic window:
- a CDS encoding cytochrome c3 family protein has product MPRIANLFFTCVVCVTAAMILIAAGQTALRDSTHTGSDESHTVRDASVHVAQSESSASENSAAKTFPIIVRKPIGPPRIELAGTDPQGRSASVACSTCHSVRKPNLENVSAATLDEFHQGMTFEHGKIACYACHNPSDADTLHLADGASVAYEDVMTLCSQCHSKQAESFAHGAHGGMNGHWDLNVGPQMKNNCIDCHDPHAPAYPKMIVGFKPKDRFNEPTDPAEH; this is encoded by the coding sequence ATGCCGCGAATCGCCAATCTGTTCTTCACTTGCGTGGTGTGTGTTACCGCAGCAATGATTTTGATCGCTGCCGGCCAGACGGCACTGCGCGACAGTACGCACACCGGCAGCGACGAATCGCACACCGTGCGTGACGCCTCGGTTCACGTTGCACAGTCAGAAAGCTCGGCCAGCGAGAACTCCGCGGCGAAAACTTTCCCGATCATCGTTCGCAAGCCCATCGGGCCGCCGCGAATCGAGCTCGCCGGCACAGACCCTCAGGGCCGATCCGCCAGCGTAGCTTGTTCGACGTGCCACTCCGTTCGCAAACCCAATCTTGAGAACGTTTCCGCCGCGACACTGGACGAGTTCCATCAAGGCATGACGTTTGAGCATGGCAAGATCGCGTGTTACGCCTGCCACAATCCCAGCGATGCCGACACGCTTCACTTGGCCGATGGAGCATCCGTCGCTTACGAAGACGTGATGACACTGTGCTCGCAGTGTCACAGCAAGCAAGCGGAATCGTTTGCCCACGGCGCGCACGGTGGCATGAACGGACACTGGGATTTGAATGTCGGGCCGCAGATGAAGAACAACTGCATCGACTGCCACGATCCACACGCGCCGGCGTATCCCAAGATGATCGTTGGCTTCAAGCCCAAAGACCGTTTCAACGAACCAACCGACCCCGCAGAACACTAG
- a CDS encoding chaperone NapD, whose protein sequence is MPISGLVVTFRSSVDQNAAAITSLRQIPEIEIGNAGGSKLAIVVDTQNKRRDQEIWNTVRELPGVIDLAVAMVAFDEETESR, encoded by the coding sequence GTGCCAATCAGCGGACTCGTCGTCACGTTTCGTTCGTCGGTCGACCAAAACGCGGCGGCGATCACGTCGCTTCGTCAGATTCCTGAGATCGAAATCGGTAACGCCGGCGGCAGCAAACTTGCGATCGTTGTCGACACGCAAAACAAGCGACGCGATCAAGAAATTTGGAACACGGTCCGAGAGTTGCCTGGAGTGATCGACTTGGCCGTTGCGATGGTCGCCTTCGATGAAGAGACAGAATCGCGTTGA
- a CDS encoding molybdopterin-dependent oxidoreductase, translating to MSRSMKMMDPDRRSLLKSVAMAAAGSMVAGNTSLPIVHADQAVRDLPNADGLTWNKAPCRFCGTGCHVQVGVEDGRVVAVAGDKAADVNKGLLCVKGYHVGGILYGNDRLTQPLLRNNGKLTAITWDEAIETIAQRIFDSPSTFAFYGSGQWTIPEGYAAQKFMKGGLGNNHIDPNARLCMASAVTGFLATYGVDEPAGCYQDLDECDVLITWGNNPAEMHPVLFSRVTDRRSRGETVRIIDIGTRRTRTTDAASDYLEMKPHGDVAIALGIMHLLIENDNYDKSFVEKHCNFRGAEASEPTLQGEQISEDDFRKRISKYTPELVEELSGVPADKIRMLADLFGNHDIRITSLWCMGMNQHTMGTAINSMVHGVHLLSGHFGRPGDAPTSLTGQPSACGTVREVGTLAHALPGGRVVAKPEHRQQSEAFWNMNPNSINAVPGYHTVKMFEQFTKPTADGGDITTMFVQVTNPGQTLPNLNALFNDKKDLDDKFLIVSDVYPTATTELADLILPAALWVEKNGVYGNSERRTQQWFKMVDPPGQARDDCWMTIAIAHKLFELGYEGMKDKDGDFIFAVKDDEGEEIPIWEFEHYYATNVDKHLFEEYRQFTTMKHKNLAPYDEYVKARGLRWPVVEQEDGSWRETRFRFSAFDDPFVKEGQEFDFYHSSSEDGRAQIWFHEYAPPPEMPDDEYPMWLCTGRVLEHWHTGTMTRRLAPLNRAMPTAYVEMHLEDAKAANIRQGEIVTIESRRGTCELPVWIDGRGRPPRGTVFVPFFDETKLINNCTLEAHDPFSKQPDYKKCAVRVKKLAKVKS from the coding sequence ATGAGCAGATCAATGAAAATGATGGATCCCGATCGCCGTTCGCTTCTTAAATCTGTCGCGATGGCTGCCGCCGGTTCGATGGTGGCAGGCAATACTTCTTTGCCGATCGTTCATGCAGATCAGGCTGTTCGCGATTTGCCCAATGCCGATGGTTTGACATGGAACAAGGCCCCTTGTCGCTTCTGTGGCACGGGATGCCATGTCCAAGTCGGGGTTGAAGACGGCCGCGTTGTGGCAGTCGCCGGCGATAAGGCTGCGGATGTCAACAAAGGCTTGCTGTGCGTCAAAGGCTATCACGTCGGCGGGATCCTGTACGGCAACGACCGACTGACTCAGCCGCTGCTTCGTAACAATGGGAAGCTGACTGCGATCACGTGGGACGAAGCAATTGAGACGATTGCCCAGCGGATCTTTGATTCTCCCAGCACGTTCGCGTTCTATGGGTCGGGGCAATGGACGATTCCCGAAGGCTACGCCGCTCAAAAATTCATGAAGGGCGGCCTGGGCAATAACCACATCGACCCCAACGCTCGGCTGTGCATGGCGTCGGCGGTGACCGGATTCTTGGCGACGTATGGCGTCGACGAACCGGCGGGATGTTATCAAGACCTCGATGAATGCGATGTGTTGATCACGTGGGGAAATAACCCCGCCGAAATGCACCCCGTGCTATTTTCGCGAGTCACCGATCGTCGGTCACGTGGCGAGACGGTTCGCATCATCGACATCGGGACACGGCGAACGCGAACAACGGACGCCGCCAGCGACTATCTGGAAATGAAGCCGCATGGTGACGTTGCGATTGCGTTGGGAATCATGCACCTGTTGATCGAGAACGACAACTACGACAAGTCGTTCGTCGAAAAGCACTGCAATTTCCGTGGTGCCGAGGCCAGCGAACCGACGCTGCAAGGCGAACAAATCAGCGAAGACGATTTTCGCAAACGCATCTCGAAGTACACACCCGAATTGGTCGAAGAACTTTCGGGAGTTCCGGCGGACAAGATTCGCATGCTCGCGGACCTGTTCGGCAATCACGATATTCGCATCACATCGTTGTGGTGCATGGGCATGAATCAGCACACGATGGGTACGGCTATCAACTCGATGGTTCACGGTGTGCATTTGCTATCCGGTCACTTCGGGCGTCCCGGCGATGCGCCGACCAGCTTGACAGGTCAGCCCTCGGCGTGCGGAACCGTTCGTGAAGTCGGTACACTCGCGCACGCGCTTCCCGGTGGTCGAGTGGTTGCCAAGCCCGAGCATCGCCAGCAATCCGAAGCGTTCTGGAATATGAATCCCAACAGCATCAACGCGGTGCCGGGATATCACACCGTGAAGATGTTTGAGCAGTTCACCAAACCAACTGCCGATGGCGGCGACATCACGACAATGTTCGTGCAGGTCACCAACCCAGGGCAAACGCTTCCAAATTTGAACGCACTGTTCAATGACAAAAAGGATCTGGATGACAAGTTCTTGATCGTCAGCGATGTGTATCCCACTGCGACAACCGAACTTGCCGATCTGATCCTGCCGGCCGCGTTGTGGGTGGAAAAGAACGGCGTCTACGGGAATAGTGAACGGCGAACCCAACAGTGGTTCAAGATGGTCGATCCACCGGGCCAGGCTCGCGACGACTGTTGGATGACGATCGCGATCGCACACAAATTGTTTGAATTGGGTTACGAAGGCATGAAGGACAAGGACGGCGATTTCATTTTCGCGGTCAAAGACGACGAAGGCGAAGAGATTCCGATTTGGGAATTCGAGCATTACTACGCCACCAACGTCGACAAGCACTTGTTCGAAGAGTATCGCCAGTTCACAACGATGAAGCACAAGAATCTTGCTCCGTACGATGAATACGTCAAAGCCCGCGGTCTGCGCTGGCCGGTCGTCGAACAGGAAGACGGGTCGTGGCGAGAGACAAGGTTTCGGTTCTCGGCTTTCGATGACCCCTTCGTCAAGGAAGGTCAAGAGTTCGATTTCTATCACTCGTCGAGCGAAGATGGCCGGGCGCAGATTTGGTTCCACGAGTACGCACCGCCGCCGGAGATGCCTGATGACGAGTATCCGATGTGGCTGTGTACCGGACGCGTGCTCGAGCATTGGCATACCGGTACGATGACCAGGCGACTCGCCCCTTTGAATCGAGCCATGCCGACGGCCTACGTCGAAATGCACCTGGAGGACGCCAAGGCGGCAAATATCCGGCAGGGTGAGATCGTCACAATCGAGTCTCGTCGTGGCACCTGCGAATTGCCGGTCTGGATCGACGGCCGCGGTCGACCACCGCGCGGAACGGTTTTCGTGCCGTTTTTTGACGAAACGAAACTGATCAACAACTGCACGCTGGAAGCGCACGACCCGTTTTCCAAACAACCGGACTACAAAAAGTGCGCGGTACGCGTCAAGAAACTTGCAAAGGTGAAGTCATGA
- a CDS encoding diheme cytochrome c precursor, whose amino-acid sequence MMKRYAPIFFSCMMAVAVVGYIFGIADGVPVPGGLNEASLAVKDDGASIDTDTKLIPAVSYSEIANTPMGPTKHWQATPQVLPSAEYDLFRKIETSEADKKASGQLRASRRAFNGAPPIIPHPVENTTDAACYACHSGGVQMAGLKASVMSHAFLGNCVQCHAPMAPAPFQDVDAAVATSFVGLPAPTEGKRAYKGAPPTIPHSQWMRENCSACHGGPNGWAGLESTHPWRTNCTQCHAPSASLDQMPESDVVPMLPSLDVVSK is encoded by the coding sequence ATGATGAAGCGATATGCACCCATTTTCTTCTCTTGTATGATGGCTGTGGCGGTCGTCGGTTACATCTTCGGCATCGCGGATGGTGTACCGGTACCGGGCGGCTTGAATGAAGCGTCCTTGGCTGTGAAAGATGACGGTGCGTCCATCGACACAGATACAAAACTGATCCCAGCGGTCTCGTATTCGGAAATTGCCAACACCCCGATGGGGCCGACGAAGCATTGGCAGGCGACACCTCAAGTATTGCCGAGTGCGGAATATGATTTGTTCCGAAAGATCGAAACGAGTGAAGCTGACAAGAAAGCATCGGGCCAACTTCGCGCGTCGCGGCGCGCATTCAACGGCGCACCTCCGATCATTCCCCACCCGGTCGAAAACACGACCGACGCGGCTTGTTATGCATGTCATTCCGGCGGTGTTCAGATGGCTGGATTGAAGGCGAGCGTGATGTCACACGCGTTCCTTGGCAACTGTGTCCAATGTCACGCCCCGATGGCTCCCGCGCCATTTCAAGATGTGGACGCTGCCGTCGCAACTAGTTTCGTCGGCTTGCCGGCGCCGACGGAGGGCAAGCGTGCTTACAAGGGGGCGCCGCCGACGATTCCGCATTCCCAGTGGATGCGCGAGAATTGCAGCGCCTGTCACGGGGGACCAAATGGATGGGCCGGATTGGAATCGACTCACCCCTGGCGAACGAATTGTACTCAGTGTCACGCCCCATCCGCTTCGCTCGATCAGATGCCTGAATCCGACGTGGTGCCGATGCTGCCATCGTTGGACGTGGTTTCGAAGTAA
- a CDS encoding 4Fe-4S dicluster domain-containing protein — protein sequence MTDSREMPTHAKEESVQTESFVAKTAWLLAAIFRVPISVLRFLFRPVRPSRGRRDLIQGRFWKFIPSAKFAPLVTRYPKPEPATDLPTKSIQGISIAPVRPTDLSSRPSPRTIPVHRPPGAVSETQFMAGCTRCGDCMVACPYDAIVKAPARLGSVAGTPVIEADSSACMMCVDFPCIASCEPGVLVASSPPIMGTARVTEHLCLAHHHTTCTVCSERCPVGDAIAVTDGKPTINESTCTGCGVCRYVCPAPENAILLMPALERPWLSPRSSL from the coding sequence TTGACGGACAGTCGCGAAATGCCGACACATGCCAAGGAAGAAAGCGTCCAAACCGAGTCTTTCGTTGCCAAAACGGCGTGGCTATTGGCCGCGATATTCCGCGTCCCCATTTCGGTGTTGCGTTTTCTGTTTCGCCCTGTACGCCCGAGTCGGGGCCGCCGCGATCTGATCCAAGGTCGGTTTTGGAAATTCATTCCGTCGGCGAAGTTCGCGCCGCTGGTAACTCGCTACCCCAAACCCGAGCCTGCGACTGATTTGCCGACGAAGTCGATCCAGGGCATTTCGATCGCGCCGGTTCGGCCAACTGATCTATCGAGCAGACCTTCGCCGCGAACGATTCCCGTTCATCGCCCGCCGGGTGCGGTTTCCGAAACGCAGTTCATGGCCGGTTGCACTCGATGCGGCGACTGCATGGTCGCCTGCCCGTATGACGCAATCGTCAAAGCCCCCGCTCGGCTCGGCTCGGTCGCAGGCACGCCCGTCATCGAAGCCGACAGTTCCGCGTGCATGATGTGCGTCGACTTCCCGTGTATCGCGTCGTGCGAACCCGGCGTGTTGGTGGCTTCGAGCCCGCCGATTATGGGAACTGCTCGAGTGACAGAGCATTTGTGTCTTGCCCATCACCACACGACATGCACTGTTTGCAGCGAACGTTGTCCTGTCGGTGACGCAATAGCGGTTACCGACGGAAAGCCGACCATCAACGAGAGTACGTGCACCGGATGTGGTGTGTGTCGCTACGTTTGTCCTGCGCCGGAAAACGCGATCCTGCTGATGCCGGCGCTGGAACGTCCGTGGCTGAGCCCAAGAAGTTCGCTTTGA
- the ribH gene encoding 6,7-dimethyl-8-ribityllumazine synthase, with amino-acid sequence MSTEKFPASQARDGELSGIDGDLPEGKIVVVASRYNGEICDALVDGAIATIAAAGYPVELIPIVRVPGAWELPTVVRTVIDDDDVVGVLALGCVIKGETTHDEHINRTVASALMDLAVESGLPIGFGLLTCNTAEQARARAGGKVGNKGVETAEAVLELLRLNQKLAE; translated from the coding sequence ATGTCGACTGAAAAATTCCCCGCTTCCCAAGCCCGCGATGGTGAACTGTCAGGCATCGATGGCGATCTGCCGGAAGGAAAGATCGTCGTCGTGGCAAGCCGATACAACGGCGAAATCTGTGACGCGCTTGTCGATGGCGCTATCGCCACTATCGCCGCCGCCGGATATCCAGTTGAGTTGATTCCAATTGTCCGCGTGCCCGGCGCGTGGGAACTTCCGACCGTTGTTCGAACCGTGATCGACGACGACGACGTTGTTGGCGTGCTCGCCCTTGGCTGCGTGATCAAGGGTGAAACGACTCACGACGAACACATCAATCGAACGGTCGCTAGCGCCCTGATGGATTTGGCTGTTGAGAGCGGATTGCCGATCGGCTTCGGTTTGCTTACGTGCAATACTGCCGAGCAAGCTCGCGCACGTGCCGGCGGGAAGGTCGGCAACAAGGGCGTCGAAACAGCAGAAGCTGTTCTAGAACTGCTCCGACTTAACCAAAAGCTAGCTGAGTAA
- the rho gene encoding transcription termination factor Rho, protein MSPHRHPSRDNSGPNRKTGPREYRDYRQSQNRPRHPDKQVDERIRELDAERDPLSLPEEIVSEANKAGQRVGIPVTGEAQPTWNIADLQKSSLENLIALGRAEGVIRDDDESSGQVSSKQELIFRILKHRMKANGLMYGEGTLEILPDGFGFLRSPLYHYVSCPDDIYVSPSQIRRFGLQTGSHVAGQIRPPKENERYFALLRIEAINRQDPSSRGSVIPFDELTPLHPNKRIIMEHDAVEMSTRVVDMLTPIGFGQRGLIVSPPRAGKTILMQQMARAVLKNYPDAYTFILLIDERPEEVTDMEREIRGPQCEVISSTFDEPAQRHIQVAQMVIEKAKRMVEAGTDVVIFLDSITRLARAHNSEGESTGKLLTGGLDAGALQKPKALFGSARKVEEGGSLTILATALVDTGSRMDDVIFEEFKGTGNLEIVLDRELVDQRIWPAIDISQSGTRREEMLMDPDEYRRVTNLRRSFASLSPADAMKQLLSGLCKTQNNAEFLLSQKDVD, encoded by the coding sequence ATGTCTCCTCACCGGCATCCCTCACGGGACAATTCCGGACCTAATCGAAAAACGGGTCCGCGCGAGTATCGCGACTACCGGCAATCGCAAAATCGTCCCCGACACCCCGACAAGCAAGTCGACGAGCGGATACGGGAACTCGATGCGGAACGCGACCCGCTATCGCTTCCCGAAGAAATCGTTAGCGAAGCCAACAAGGCTGGGCAACGAGTTGGCATTCCGGTCACTGGTGAAGCGCAGCCGACATGGAACATTGCCGACTTACAAAAGTCATCGCTCGAAAACCTGATCGCACTTGGACGCGCCGAAGGTGTCATTCGGGACGATGATGAATCGAGCGGTCAAGTTTCGTCAAAGCAAGAGTTGATCTTCCGAATCCTCAAGCATCGCATGAAAGCGAACGGCTTGATGTATGGCGAGGGTACCCTCGAGATTCTGCCCGACGGATTCGGATTCCTACGATCACCGCTTTATCACTACGTCTCGTGTCCGGACGACATCTATGTGTCGCCAAGCCAGATTCGTCGGTTCGGATTGCAGACCGGTTCGCACGTCGCCGGACAAATCCGTCCTCCAAAAGAAAACGAGCGTTACTTTGCATTGCTTCGCATCGAAGCCATCAATCGCCAGGACCCTTCTTCCCGCGGCAGCGTGATCCCGTTTGACGAACTGACACCGCTGCACCCGAACAAACGCATCATCATGGAACATGATGCGGTCGAGATGTCGACGCGCGTCGTCGACATGCTGACGCCGATCGGTTTCGGCCAGCGTGGCTTGATTGTCAGCCCGCCCCGCGCCGGGAAAACCATCCTGATGCAGCAAATGGCTCGGGCGGTGTTGAAAAATTATCCCGACGCCTACACATTCATTCTGCTGATCGATGAACGCCCCGAAGAAGTGACCGACATGGAACGCGAAATTCGCGGCCCACAATGCGAAGTCATCAGCAGCACGTTTGACGAACCCGCCCAGCGACACATTCAAGTGGCGCAAATGGTGATCGAAAAGGCGAAGCGAATGGTCGAAGCGGGCACCGACGTGGTGATCTTCCTCGACTCCATCACGCGACTGGCCCGAGCACACAACTCAGAAGGCGAATCGACCGGCAAGCTGTTGACCGGTGGACTTGACGCCGGTGCGCTGCAGAAACCGAAAGCCCTGTTCGGATCCGCCCGCAAAGTCGAAGAGGGCGGTTCGCTCACCATCCTGGCGACCGCGCTTGTCGATACGGGAAGTCGAATGGACGACGTCATCTTTGAAGAATTCAAAGGGACCGGAAATTTGGAAATCGTCCTGGATCGCGAACTCGTCGACCAACGCATTTGGCCAGCGATCGACATCAGTCAAAGCGGAACTCGCCGCGAAGAAATGCTGATGGATCCCGACGAATATCGTCGCGTGACGAACTTACGACGCAGCTTTGCGTCGCTGTCGCCTGCCGACGCAATGAAACAACTCCTATCGGGTCTATGTAAAACCCAAAACAACGCTGAATTCTTACTGAGCCAAAAAGATGTCGACTGA
- the coaE gene encoding dephospho-CoA kinase (Dephospho-CoA kinase (CoaE) performs the final step in coenzyme A biosynthesis.): protein MIVIGIVGSPAGGKSTVASRLQELGATWINADLIARGVLDEQEVRTALVRRFGDKIVTKDGQIDRGRLAERVFGADDSKRAELDYLESVVHPRTRVLIHEKLAQASSGGVVATVLDVPLLFESEWDLACDPIWCVDAEFDQRLLRSAKRGWDAHELNRREANQLDLSNKRQRSTLILDNNGSLAELIAAVDENFHLISNLRQSKTNHCI, encoded by the coding sequence ATGATCGTGATCGGCATCGTTGGCAGCCCTGCGGGTGGAAAATCAACCGTTGCCTCGAGGCTACAGGAACTGGGTGCAACATGGATCAACGCCGACCTGATCGCCCGCGGGGTCCTGGACGAACAAGAGGTGCGAACCGCGCTGGTCCGCCGATTTGGCGACAAAATCGTTACTAAAGACGGACAGATTGACCGCGGACGCTTGGCCGAGAGGGTTTTCGGGGCTGACGATTCAAAGCGAGCGGAGTTAGACTATCTGGAGAGCGTGGTTCATCCCCGCACGCGAGTCCTCATCCATGAAAAGCTTGCCCAAGCATCAAGCGGCGGTGTGGTGGCGACGGTACTGGATGTTCCTTTGCTTTTCGAGTCCGAATGGGACCTCGCTTGCGATCCGATTTGGTGCGTCGACGCGGAATTCGATCAACGACTCCTACGTTCCGCAAAGCGAGGATGGGATGCTCACGAACTGAACCGACGCGAGGCGAACCAGCTCGACCTGTCCAACAAACGCCAACGAAGCACACTCATCCTTGACAACAACGGTTCGCTAGCCGAGCTGATTGCAGCCGTCGACGAGAACTTCCACTTGATTTCAAACTTACGTCAATCGAAAACCAATCACTGCATCTGA